The Tenrec ecaudatus isolate mTenEca1 chromosome 6, mTenEca1.hap1, whole genome shotgun sequence genome has a window encoding:
- the AEBP2 gene encoding zinc finger protein AEBP2 isoform X2 codes for MPTSCASISSTIMDVDSTISSGRSTPAMMNGQGSTNSSSKNIAYNCCWDQCQACFNSSPDLADHIRSIHVDGQRGGVFVCLWKGCKVYNTPSTSQSWLQRHMLTHSGDKPFKCVVGGCNASFASQGGLARHVPTHFSQQNSSKVSSQPKAKEESPSKAGMNKRRKLKNKRRRSLPRPHDFFDAQTLDAIRHRAICFNLSAHIESLGKGHSVVFHSTVIAKRKEDSGKIKLLLHWMPEDILPDVWVNESERHQLKTKVVHLSKLPKDTALLLDPNIYRTMPQKRLKRTLIRKMFSLYVSKQ; via the exons cATAAGCAGCACTATCATGGATGTAGACAGCACAATTTCCAGTGGGCGTTCAACTCCAGCCATGATGAACGGACAAGGAAGCACTAATTCTTCAAGCAAAAATATTGCCTATAATTGTTGTTGGGACCAATGCCAGGCTTGCTTCAACTCCAGCCCAGATCTGGCAGATCACATCCGTTCCATACATGTAGATGGTCAGCGAGGAGGG gtatttgtttgtttatggaaAGGTTGTAAAGTATACAACACTCCATCAACCAGTCAAAGTTGGTTACAGAGGCATATGCTAACACACAGTGGAGACAAACCTTTCAAG tgtgTTGTTGGTGGCTGCAATGCCAGCTTTGCTTCTCAGGGAGGGCTAGCTCGCCATGTACCCACGCACTTCAGTCAGCAGAATTCCTCAAAAGTGTCTAGCCAGccaaaggccaaagaagaatctccTTCTAAAGCTGGGATGAACAAGAGGAGGAAACTAAAGAACAAAAGACGCCGTTCACTCC CACGGCCACATGATTTCTTCGACGCACAAACACTGGATGCGATCAGACACCGAGCCATATGCTTTAACCTCTCAGCACACATAGAAAGTTTAGGGAAGGGGCACAGTGTTGTTTTTCATAGTACT gtAATAGCTAAGAGAAAAGAGGATTCTGGAAAGATAAAACTTTTGCTTCACTGGATGCCTGAAGACAT TCTGCCTGATGTATGGGTGAATGAAAGTGAACGACATCAATTAAAAACTAAAGTAGTTCATTTATCAAAGTTACCCAAAGATACTGCCTTGCTTTTGGATCCAAACATATACAG aaCAATGCCGCAGAAGAGGTTGAAGAG aactCTGATAAGAAAAATGTTCAGTTTGTATGTAAGCAAACAGTGA